The proteins below come from a single Salvia hispanica cultivar TCC Black 2014 unplaced genomic scaffold, UniMelb_Shisp_WGS_1.0 HiC_scaffold_26, whole genome shotgun sequence genomic window:
- the LOC125198786 gene encoding G-type lectin S-receptor-like serine/threonine-protein kinase LECRK3 produces the protein MSTLTILFLLLVSTAAEAQTRSSNITVGSSLTPTSNSTWFSPSGVFAFGFFPHHANTYAVGIFLPDQTVVWTANRDTNPTVPDDVVSLLLTPEGRLILRRRQGPDVEVISPSTTIASASMLDNGNFVLYDSNSRIIWQSFDHPTNTLLPGQRLTSGKELFSSASETDYGRGIFKLTMQGDGNLVQYPVDSPSSAPYAYYNTQTSGAGGNVSLELDSDGRLYLVNGSLPLKNISSGGFPTQGSINLMRLDVGGIFRIYSLSLGNLAMTRRWSSKLNECDPKGFCGDNSFCILMDNKPECQCLPGFVYVQPGNNTAGCSRYFQAQGCPQIDGRLKYDMRKVENTEWEDNSYGNLNMMMSEEECSKACLDDCNCEAAFFKDSQCKKQRIPLRFGRRSTENSNMVFVRVSTTKLPNLGGDSDNKGISKKERHIDLLITGIVLMSIGVLALSISVIFHHKKQKNYNRINKDDGANFVEGISLQAFTFKHLSEATKGFKEEVGRGASGTVFKGVLQHGQKMVAVKRLEKEVTQGEREFQTELKTIGKMYHRNLVRLLGYCLDGAHKLLVFEYMSNGSLADILFNQQKQLSWEERMEIARDISRGILYLHQECEAQIVHCDIKPQNILMDEKWCAKISDFGLAKLLKQDQTNTYSGIRGTKGYVAPEWYLKQAITVKADVYSFGVMLLEIICCRKCVDWSRNEDEAILEEWVYDCYSSRKIGSLVGDEMVEERKVERMVKIGIWCVQYDPSLRPTMKKILLMLEGTVEIPIPPSPSSFLSSI, from the coding sequence ATGTCCACCCTCACAATCTTATTTCTCCTCCTCGTTTCTACAGCAGCAGAAGCCCAAACAAGATCATCCAACATCACCGTAGGCTCTTCCCTCACACCCACCTCCAACTCCACCTGGTTTTCCCCCTCCGGTGTGTTCGCCTTCGGATTCTTCCCCCATCATGCCAACACCTACGCTGTCGGCATCTTTCTTCCCGACCAAACCGTAGTCTGGACAGCAAATAGGGACACCAATCCAACTGTCCCTGACGATGTCGTCTCCCTGCTACTAACCCCCGAGGGCCGGCTAATCCTCCGCCGTAGGCAAGGCCCAGATGTAGAGGTCATCAGCCCCTCCACAACCATCGCGTCGGCATCAATGCTCGACAACGGCAACTTTGTTCTCTACGATTCAAATTCAAGAATCATCTGGCAGAGCTTCGACCACCCGACCAACACCCTCCTCCCCGGCCAGCGACTAACATCGGGGAAAGAGCTCTTCTCCAGTGCCTCCGAGACCGACTATGGGAGAGGGATTTTCAAGCTGACGATGCAGGGCGATGGAAACCTTGTGCAGTATCCCGTCGACTCACCGAGCTCAGCGCCTTACGCTTACTATAACACACAAACAAGCGGAGCAGGTGGCAATGTCTCTCTAGAACTTGACAGTGATGGCCGGCTTTATCTGGTCAACGGTAGTTTGCCTCTGAAGAATATATCCAGTGGTGGATTCCCTACGCAGGGGTCGATCAATCTCATGAGGCTTGATGTCGGAGGAATTTTCCGCATCTACTCTCTGTCTCTCGGTAATCTTGCCATGACCAGGAGATGGTCATCCAAGCTCAACGAGTGTGATCCCAAAGGTTTCTGCGGAGACAACTCCTTCTGCATTCTTATGGATAATAAGCCGGAATGTCAGTGTCTTCCCGGTTTCGTCTACGTTCAGCCTGGCAACAACACAGCTGGATGTTCTAGATACTTCCAAGCGCAGGGCTGCCCCCAAATTGACGGTAGATTGAAATACGATATGAGAAAGGTTGAAAACACCGAATGGGAAGATAACTCTTATGGAAATTTGAATATGATGATGAGTGAAGAAGAGTGCAGCAAAGCATGCCTCGATGACTGCAACTGCGAAGCAGCCTTCTTTAAAGACAGCCAATGCAAGAAGCAGAGGATTCCGTTAAGATTCGGCAGAAGGTCTACGGAAAACTCAAACATGGTTTTCGTTCGTGTCAGTACAACCAAGCTACCTAACTTGGGAGGCGATTCCGACAATAAAGGAATCAGCAAGAAAGAGAGGCATATAGACCTCCTCATCACTGGCATTGTGCTTATGTCTATAGGCGTCTTGGCCTTATCAATTTCTGTGATCTTCCATCACAAGAAACAGAAGAACTACAACAGGATCAATAAGGACGATGGAGCTAACTTTGTCGAGGGCATTTCACTTCAAGCATTCACATTCAAGCATCTGTCCGAAGCAACAAAGGGCTTCAAGGAAGAAGTGGGGAGAGGAGCATCCGGCACAGTGTTCAAAGGGGTTCTGCAGCATGGCCAGAAAATGGTGGCAGTGAAGAGACTGGAGAAAGAAGTCACacaaggagagagagagttccAGACAGAGCTGAAGACGATTGGGAAGATGTATCACCGAAACCTAGTTCGGCTCCTTGGTTACTGTCTCGATGGAGCCCACAAACTGTTGGTGTTTGAGTACATGAGCAACGGCTCCCTTGCTGACATACTTTTCAATCAACAGAAACAGCTGAGCTGGGAGGAACGGATGGAGATTGCTCGAGATATATCGAGAGGGATACTATATCTGCACCAAGAGTGTGAGGCACAGATCGTTCACTGTGATATAAAGCCACAGAACATACTTATGGACGAGAAGTGGTGCGCTAAGATATCTGATTTCGGGCTGGCAAAGCTCCTGAAACAAGATCAGACTAATACATATAGTGGAATAAGAGGGACTAAAGGCTATGTTGCACCGGAGTGGTACCTGAAGCAGGCGATCACAGTGAAAGCAGATGTGTATAGCTTCGGTGTGATGCTGCTGGAGATCATATGCTGCAGGAAGTGCGTTGACTGGAGCAGGAATGAGGATGAGGCGATTCTTGAGGAATGGGTTTACGACTGTTATTCATCGAGGAAGATTGGGAGTTTGGTTGGGGATGAGATGGTGGAGGAGAGGAAAGTGGAGAGGATGGTGAAGATAGGAATATGGTGTGTGCAATATGATCCTTCGTTGCGTCcaactatgaagaaaattCTGCTAATGTTGGAAGGAACTGTCGAGATTCCGATACCTCCAAGTCCTTCTTCTTTCTTAAGTTCAATCTAG
- the LOC125198784 gene encoding G-type lectin S-receptor-like serine/threonine-protein kinase LECRK2 produces QLEKEFTKGEMEFQTELKTIGKMYHRNLVRLLGYCFDGDNKLLVFEYMSNGSLADILFNQENRLSWEERIEIARDISRGILYLHHECETQIIHCDIKPQNILMDNKWCAKISDFGLAKLLKQDQTNTYTEIRGTKGYVAPEWYQKQAITVKADVYSFGVMLLEIICCRKCVDWSMSEEEAILEEWVYDCYVTGKIGNLVGDEMVEERKMERMVKIGIWCVQYDPSLRPTMKKVLLMLEGTVEIPIPPCPSSFLSSI; encoded by the coding sequence CAATTGGAGAAAGAATTCACAAAAGGAGAGATGGAGTTCCAGACAGAGTTGAAGACGATTGGGAAGATGTATCACCGGAACCTAGTCCGGCTCCTAGGTTACTGCTTTGATGGAGACAACAAACTGTTGGTGTTTGAGTACATGAGCAACGGATCCCTGGCGGACATACTTTTCAATCAAGAGAATCGTCTGAGCTGGGAGGAAAGGATTGAGATAGCTCGAGATATATCGAGGGGGATATTGTATCTGCACCATGAGTGTGAGACGCAGATCATTCACTGCGATATAAAGCCTCAGAACATACTCATGGACAACAAATGGTGTGCTAAGATATCGGACTTTGGGCTGGCGAAGCTCCTAAAGCAAGATCAGACTAATACGTATACTGAGATAAGAGGGACTAAGGGCTATGTAGCACCAGAGTGGTACCAAAAGCAGGCTATCACGGTGAAAGCAGATGTTTATAGCTTCGGAGTGATGCTCCTGGAGATCATATGCTGTAGGAAGTGCGTTGATTGGAGCATGAGCGAGGAAGAGGCGATTCTTGAGGAATGGGTTTACGACTGTTATGTAACGGGTAAAATTGGGAATCTGGTGGGGGATGAGATGGTGGAGGAGAGGAAAATGGAGAGGATGGTGAAGATAGGGATATGGTGTGTGCAATATGATCCGTCGCTGCGTCCAACTATGAAGAAAGTTCTGCTAATGTTGGAGGGAACTGTCGAGATTCCGATACCTCCATGTCCGAGTTCTTTCTTAAGTTCTATCTAG